The Halogranum gelatinilyticum genome includes a window with the following:
- the purQ gene encoding phosphoribosylformylglycinamidine synthase I: MTVAVVQFGGSNCDRDAVRALAHLGIDAERVWHEDGLPEDVSGIMLPGGFSYGDYLRAGAMAARSPIMNEVREAADEGVPVLGVCNGAQVGCESGLTDGAFTTNRSARFQCEHVFLRIENADTPWTRAYDEGDVIEVPIAHGEGRFEITDEKYDRLVDEDRVLFRYCDSDGNVTDDANPNGSTGNVAGILGARDTVAVLMPHPERATLPDVGGTDGQGVLRGFE, from the coding sequence GTGACGGTTGCAGTTGTGCAATTCGGTGGCTCGAACTGCGACCGCGACGCCGTCCGCGCGCTCGCCCATCTCGGCATCGACGCCGAGCGCGTCTGGCACGAGGACGGGCTTCCGGAGGACGTCTCGGGCATCATGCTCCCCGGCGGCTTCTCCTACGGTGACTATCTCCGCGCCGGTGCGATGGCCGCCCGCTCGCCGATCATGAACGAGGTCCGCGAGGCCGCCGACGAGGGCGTCCCGGTCCTCGGCGTCTGCAACGGCGCGCAGGTCGGCTGCGAGTCCGGTCTCACCGACGGTGCCTTCACCACGAACCGGAGCGCCCGCTTCCAGTGTGAACACGTCTTCCTCCGCATCGAGAACGCCGACACGCCGTGGACCCGCGCCTACGACGAGGGCGACGTCATCGAGGTGCCCATCGCCCACGGCGAGGGCCGCTTCGAGATCACCGACGAGAAGTACGACAGGCTTGTCGACGAGGACCGCGTGCTCTTCCGCTACTGCGATTCGGATGGCAACGTCACCGACGACGCCAACCCGAACGGCTCGACCGGCAACGTCGCCGGTATCCTCGGCGCGCGCGACACCGTCGCCGTTCTGATGCCCCATCCCGAGCGCGCGACGCTCCCCGACGTCGGCGGCACCGACGGCCAGGGCGTCCTCCGGGGCTTCGAGTAA
- the purS gene encoding phosphoribosylformylglycinamidine synthase subunit PurS, producing the protein MTAYTATVTVRLKHGVLDPEAETTKRALERLGFELGGLRSTDRYEIDLDAADADAAEERAAEMADRLLANPTIHDYEVEVEEAE; encoded by the coding sequence ATGACTGCCTACACCGCGACGGTGACCGTGCGGCTGAAGCACGGTGTCCTCGACCCCGAGGCGGAGACGACGAAGCGCGCGCTCGAACGGCTCGGCTTCGAACTCGGCGGCCTGCGCTCGACCGACCGCTACGAGATCGACCTCGACGCGGCCGACGCCGACGCGGCCGAGGAACGCGCCGCGGAGATGGCCGACCGCCTGCTCGCGAACCCGACCATCCACGATTACGAGGTCGAGGTCGAGGAAGCAGAATGA
- a CDS encoding formyltetrahydrofolate deformylase: MTRELTEITVIGGDKTGIVAEVTRRLFERGVNIEDIDQAVREGIFRMTMHVDTAEMVCTQETLRDALSNVADDLGVDIQVRFPADRETKQIAVLVTKESHCLEALFEAWADGELGADIGVVIGNHDHLEPLAEHYDVPFHDIGDEKGSPDEDQLLELLSEYDADLIVLARYIRILGPNVVFRYEDRIINVHPSLLPSFPGAAAYRQAIEEGVRVTGVTAHYVTTDLDQGPVITQRALDVPDGIERDELKRRGQPLEAEALLEAVKLHLNDDVTVHHGRTSLRDGAEAGRYQLGLSKEAEKAQPDRPIDGVGDVMQRLKQQREASATAEDD; the protein is encoded by the coding sequence ATGACACGCGAACTAACCGAGATTACGGTCATCGGAGGGGACAAGACCGGAATCGTCGCGGAGGTCACCCGTCGGTTGTTCGAACGCGGGGTCAACATCGAGGACATCGACCAGGCGGTCCGTGAAGGCATCTTCCGGATGACGATGCACGTCGACACCGCCGAGATGGTCTGTACCCAAGAGACCCTGCGCGACGCCCTCTCGAACGTCGCCGACGACCTCGGCGTCGACATCCAGGTCCGGTTCCCCGCCGACCGCGAGACGAAGCAGATTGCGGTGCTCGTGACGAAGGAGTCCCACTGTCTCGAAGCGCTGTTCGAGGCATGGGCCGACGGCGAACTCGGCGCAGACATCGGCGTCGTCATCGGCAACCACGACCATCTCGAACCGCTCGCGGAGCACTACGACGTCCCGTTCCACGACATCGGTGACGAGAAGGGCAGCCCCGACGAGGACCAGCTGCTCGAACTGCTCAGCGAGTACGACGCCGACCTCATCGTCCTCGCGCGCTACATCCGCATCCTCGGCCCGAACGTCGTCTTCCGGTACGAGGACCGCATCATCAACGTCCACCCCTCCCTGCTCCCGTCGTTCCCCGGCGCGGCCGCCTACCGGCAGGCCATCGAGGAGGGCGTCCGCGTCACGGGCGTCACCGCCCACTACGTGACGACCGACCTCGACCAGGGACCGGTCATCACCCAGCGCGCGCTCGACGTGCCCGACGGCATCGAGCGCGACGAGCTGAAACGTCGCGGCCAACCGCTCGAAGCCGAGGCCTTACTCGAAGCCGTCAAGCTCCATCTCAACGACGACGTGACGGTCCACCACGGCCGGACCAGCCTGCGCGACGGCGCGGAAGCAGGCAGATACCAGCTCGGCCTGAGCAAGGAGGCAGAGAAGGCCCAACCGGACCGCCCCATCGACGGCGTTGGCGACGTGATGCAGCGGCTGAAACAGCAGCGCGAGGCGTCGGCGACGGCCGAAGACGACTGA
- a CDS encoding outer membrane protein assembly factor BamB family protein: MAPPTRRSFLATSGAVGLAGLAGCTTLDRALEQFQSHVRRSDADLSGGYGDPWPTLGFDARRSGVRSGQLSVDADGRVERVAPAGLFFRMPPTVVDDTVYFGVDRRGERDEREESFSGFVAHDAETGDERWRVAERQGMATPTVVGETVFTTSAGETRALDRTTGDLHWRTNVGYGYPEVSPTVVGDRLYASGGSVVALDAVTGETLWESERELAGTFGTAATEDVVCATSGSGGEGGLYAFDPADGSLRWEAPAVGECYTPPVVRGETAYAAQTSGRLSAVSLADGTERWHRAFGEQLHTPPAVTDDTAYLTSDNRDALFALDTATGETRWRQSLDPTVDYTPAVVGDTVFVTANAGNGRLVALDATTGEVRWSYTLGFQPTTGPVPGDDALYVGGETDGSTASVVRYS; the protein is encoded by the coding sequence ATGGCCCCTCCAACCCGCCGCTCGTTTCTCGCGACCTCTGGTGCCGTTGGTCTCGCCGGGCTCGCCGGCTGTACGACGCTCGACCGGGCACTCGAACAGTTCCAGTCGCACGTCCGCCGGAGCGACGCGGACCTCTCGGGTGGCTACGGCGACCCGTGGCCGACACTCGGCTTCGACGCCCGACGGTCGGGGGTTCGTTCCGGCCAACTCTCCGTCGACGCCGACGGCCGGGTCGAGAGGGTGGCACCGGCGGGCCTGTTCTTCCGGATGCCACCGACCGTCGTCGACGACACGGTCTACTTCGGCGTCGACCGCCGCGGCGAACGTGACGAACGCGAGGAGTCCTTCTCGGGCTTCGTCGCCCACGACGCCGAGACGGGCGACGAACGCTGGCGCGTCGCCGAGCGACAGGGGATGGCGACGCCGACGGTCGTCGGCGAGACGGTCTTCACCACCAGTGCCGGCGAGACGCGAGCACTCGACCGGACGACCGGCGACCTCCACTGGCGCACGAACGTCGGCTACGGCTATCCGGAGGTGTCACCGACGGTCGTCGGCGACCGACTCTACGCCTCGGGCGGCTCCGTCGTCGCTCTCGACGCCGTGACCGGCGAGACGCTGTGGGAGAGCGAGCGCGAACTCGCCGGAACCTTTGGGACCGCCGCGACCGAGGACGTGGTCTGTGCGACGAGCGGGAGCGGCGGCGAGGGCGGCCTGTACGCCTTCGACCCCGCAGACGGGTCGCTCCGGTGGGAGGCCCCTGCCGTCGGCGAGTGCTACACGCCGCCGGTCGTCCGCGGGGAGACGGCCTACGCCGCCCAGACCAGCGGCCGACTCAGTGCCGTCTCGCTTGCGGACGGCACGGAACGGTGGCACCGGGCGTTCGGCGAGCAGCTGCACACCCCACCCGCCGTCACCGACGACACGGCGTACCTGACGAGCGACAACCGCGACGCGCTGTTCGCGCTCGACACGGCCACCGGCGAGACGCGCTGGCGACAGTCGCTCGACCCGACGGTCGACTACACCCCTGCAGTCGTCGGCGACACCGTGTTCGTCACGGCGAACGCCGGCAACGGGAGACTCGTCGCGCTGGACGCGACGACCGGCGAGGTTCGGTGGTCGTACACGCTCGGGTTTCAGCCGACGACCGGTCCCGTTCCGGGTGACGACGCGCTCTATGTGGGCGGTGAGACCGACGGGAGCACTGCCTCCGTGGTCCGCTACTCGTGA
- a CDS encoding phosphoribosylaminoimidazolesuccinocarboxamide synthase — MTSVKEFRVEEEPTADSLGRGSFVFTDDYSVFDWGQMPDQIPGKGASLCTMGAFNFELLDVNHIPTHYRGVVEDGEVKDLGECETAPSEMAIDLVQVPDLPYVDGDYDYDAYYEDIGNNYLIPLEVVFRNTVPVGSSLRKRGTPSDYGLDREEWPDEPVDLPEPVVEFSTKYEEQDRYLSRAEADAIAGPASIDRLEELALAVNHIVTDRAEQAGFTHEDGKIECLYHDGAIKVADVLGTFDENRFSYDGQQLSKEVVRQYYKREHPEWVDAVSAAKAEVAERDIADWRELCEVEPKPLPDHVLQTVANFYAAGTNAYTGDEWFEAPDIDAAVDAVRDL, encoded by the coding sequence ATGACCAGCGTGAAGGAGTTCCGCGTCGAGGAGGAACCGACCGCAGACTCCCTCGGCCGCGGCAGTTTCGTCTTCACCGACGACTACTCGGTGTTCGACTGGGGGCAGATGCCCGACCAGATTCCGGGCAAGGGCGCGTCGCTCTGTACGATGGGCGCGTTCAACTTCGAGTTGCTCGACGTCAACCACATCCCGACACATTATCGTGGTGTTGTCGAAGACGGCGAGGTCAAGGACCTCGGCGAGTGCGAGACGGCTCCCAGCGAGATGGCTATCGACCTCGTGCAGGTGCCCGACCTGCCCTACGTCGACGGCGACTACGACTACGACGCCTACTACGAGGATATCGGGAACAACTATCTGATTCCCCTCGAAGTCGTCTTCCGCAACACCGTCCCCGTCGGCTCCAGCCTCCGGAAGCGCGGGACGCCGAGCGACTACGGCCTCGACCGCGAGGAGTGGCCCGACGAACCGGTCGACCTGCCGGAGCCGGTCGTCGAGTTCTCCACGAAGTACGAGGAGCAGGACCGCTATCTCTCCCGCGCGGAGGCCGACGCCATCGCGGGACCGGCCTCTATCGACCGCCTCGAAGAACTCGCGCTCGCGGTCAACCACATCGTCACCGACCGCGCCGAGCAGGCCGGGTTCACGCACGAGGACGGCAAGATCGAGTGTCTCTACCACGACGGGGCCATCAAGGTCGCCGACGTGCTCGGGACGTTCGACGAGAACCGCTTCAGCTACGACGGCCAACAGCTCTCGAAAGAGGTCGTCCGGCAGTACTACAAGCGCGAACATCCCGAGTGGGTCGACGCCGTGAGCGCGGCCAAGGCCGAGGTCGCGGAGCGCGACATCGCCGACTGGCGCGAACTCTGCGAGGTCGAGCCGAAGCCGCTGCCCGACCACGTGCTCCAGACGGTCGCGAACTTCTACGCCGCGGGCACGAACGCCTACACCGGCGACGAGTGGTTTGAGGCCCCGGACATCGACGCCGCCGTCGACGCCGTGCGCGACCTGTAA
- a CDS encoding bacterio-opsin activator domain-containing protein translates to MPPDANRGVYSRLGVRAGALLEAVPEAVYVVDRAGRFVQWSDAFATTTGYDDDAFASLRWYDLVSDDSTEPVQHVHRVLAGMESSYYDTLRTAGDGPDTRRFEFSERPLRNDSGAVVGRVGVVKPAEQSARPEQFASFVDEVTDYAIFLLTPDGGVLTWNDGARRLKGYCEEEIVGQHFSVFYTAEAVERGVPDQILDRAREVGRAEDQGWRVRKDGSRFWADVAVTAIHDDDGTLRGFTKVTRDLTYRHEHEELITRQRDELNALDRLNRLIQTTVRSIVTESSQETMEQSVCDALAASELYQSAWIGDVEDDEPVLSVRCSAGDDGVLDALTDAVHEFGYSETMLDMIRAGEPVALSGLPSHEDVPEGVRQVAAAYDVGSSIVVPLAFGETLYGTLVVNSPCLDAFDDREQSAFQVLGVVLGFAINALRNRHLLFSDAIVELEFQTADREAFFSGVTREYDCRCLLEGQVLTENERTLQYVRVTGLPHEQVYELASEHETLEEVRLVSGDGDECLLEVVNTASGVQALVEAGAYVQSGVAEHGVATIRAEVAKGEDIRGVVKAFRRVYPDAKLVSKREHDRPARTAQTFRHELEQRLTKRQQTALRTAHLAGYFDWPRGSTAEEVAAAMDITSATLHYHLRRAQRELIDAYLDGEST, encoded by the coding sequence ATGCCACCAGACGCCAATCGCGGCGTGTACAGCCGTCTCGGGGTTCGGGCTGGCGCGCTTCTCGAAGCCGTCCCCGAAGCGGTGTACGTGGTGGACAGAGCGGGTCGCTTCGTCCAGTGGAGCGACGCGTTCGCAACGACGACCGGCTACGACGACGACGCGTTCGCCTCGCTCAGATGGTACGACCTCGTCAGCGACGACTCCACGGAACCGGTACAGCACGTCCATCGAGTCCTCGCCGGGATGGAGTCGAGTTACTACGACACGCTCCGGACCGCCGGCGACGGTCCCGACACGCGTCGCTTCGAGTTCTCCGAACGGCCGCTCCGCAACGACAGCGGCGCGGTCGTCGGCCGCGTCGGCGTCGTGAAGCCAGCCGAGCAGTCGGCCCGTCCCGAGCAGTTCGCGTCGTTCGTCGACGAAGTGACCGACTACGCCATCTTCCTTCTGACCCCCGACGGCGGGGTGTTGACGTGGAACGACGGCGCGCGCCGACTCAAGGGATACTGCGAGGAGGAGATCGTCGGCCAGCATTTCTCGGTGTTCTACACGGCCGAGGCGGTCGAGCGGGGCGTCCCGGACCAGATTCTCGACCGTGCGCGCGAGGTGGGCCGTGCTGAAGACCAAGGGTGGCGGGTCCGCAAGGACGGCAGCCGCTTCTGGGCGGACGTCGCCGTGACCGCCATCCACGACGACGACGGCACCCTCCGCGGGTTCACGAAGGTGACGCGGGACCTGACGTACCGACACGAGCACGAGGAACTCATCACGCGACAGCGCGACGAGCTGAACGCGTTGGACCGCCTCAACCGCCTCATCCAGACCACCGTGCGGAGCATCGTCACGGAGTCGAGCCAGGAGACGATGGAGCAGTCCGTCTGTGACGCGCTCGCGGCGTCGGAACTCTACCAGTCGGCGTGGATCGGCGACGTCGAGGACGACGAGCCCGTGTTGTCCGTCCGCTGTTCGGCCGGGGACGACGGGGTGCTCGACGCGCTCACGGACGCGGTCCACGAGTTCGGATACAGCGAGACGATGCTCGACATGATCCGTGCTGGCGAGCCGGTCGCGCTCTCGGGACTGCCGAGTCACGAAGACGTCCCCGAGGGGGTTCGACAGGTCGCGGCGGCATACGACGTCGGGTCGTCCATCGTCGTCCCGCTGGCGTTCGGCGAGACGCTGTACGGGACACTCGTCGTCAACAGCCCGTGTCTGGACGCCTTCGACGACCGCGAACAGTCCGCCTTCCAGGTGCTCGGAGTCGTCCTGGGCTTCGCCATCAACGCACTCCGAAACCGGCATCTCCTCTTTTCGGACGCCATCGTCGAACTCGAGTTCCAGACGGCCGACCGCGAGGCCTTCTTCTCGGGGGTGACGCGCGAATACGACTGCCGGTGTCTCCTCGAAGGGCAGGTGCTCACGGAGAACGAGCGGACGCTTCAGTACGTCCGCGTCACCGGTCTCCCGCACGAACAGGTGTACGAGCTCGCGAGCGAGCACGAGACGCTCGAAGAGGTCCGACTCGTCTCCGGCGACGGCGACGAATGTCTCCTCGAAGTCGTCAACACCGCCTCCGGGGTGCAAGCCCTGGTCGAGGCGGGCGCGTACGTCCAGAGCGGCGTCGCCGAGCACGGCGTCGCGACCATCCGTGCAGAGGTCGCCAAGGGCGAGGACATCCGGGGCGTCGTCAAGGCGTTCAGACGGGTGTATCCCGACGCGAAACTCGTGAGCAAGCGCGAACACGACCGACCCGCGCGGACGGCACAGACGTTCCGCCACGAACTCGAACAGCGGCTGACGAAGCGACAACAGACGGCACTGCGGACCGCCCATCTCGCGGGCTACTTCGACTGGCCACGCGGCAGCACGGCCGAAGAGGTCGCCGCCGCGATGGACATCACGTCGGCGACGCTGCACTACCATCTCCGGCGGGCACAACGCGAACTCATCGACGCCTATCTCGATGGCGAGAGTACCTGA
- a CDS encoding LLM class flavin-dependent oxidoreductase, with translation MTHGVLLPGVTDVVDPDFARELESLGYGRVWTGELWGTDAFLSLSHVAHHTDDIDLGTAIVNVFSRSPATLAAAAATLNATTGRDVVLGVGASTPKAVEDLHGVDYDRPVRRIHETVELVKAYTSKSDERVDYDGELFDVADFPPLDADIPVYVAALGPASRRATGRVADGWLPHNVPFPRLAEAFEVVADAAREAGRDPDDIAVAPYVPSAVSDDADEARRAVKGHLAYYVGSGEGYRKAVAQSFPDAAEAVAEAWRAGDREDARAAVTDEMVDALGVAGTPEDAREQFRAVAALDAVDDPIVVVPAQADEAMTMRTVRELSPERA, from the coding sequence ATGACACACGGCGTGCTGCTGCCGGGCGTGACGGACGTCGTCGACCCCGACTTCGCGCGCGAACTCGAATCGCTCGGCTACGGCCGGGTCTGGACCGGCGAGCTGTGGGGCACCGACGCCTTCCTCAGTCTCTCGCACGTCGCTCACCACACCGACGACATCGACCTCGGAACCGCCATCGTCAACGTCTTCTCGCGGTCGCCCGCGACGCTCGCGGCCGCCGCGGCGACGCTCAATGCGACGACCGGGCGGGACGTAGTTCTCGGCGTCGGCGCGAGCACACCCAAGGCCGTCGAGGACCTCCACGGCGTCGACTACGACCGCCCCGTCCGGCGAATCCACGAGACGGTCGAACTCGTGAAGGCCTATACGTCCAAGAGTGACGAGCGCGTCGACTACGACGGCGAGCTGTTCGACGTGGCCGACTTCCCGCCGCTCGACGCCGACATCCCGGTCTACGTGGCCGCGCTCGGTCCAGCCAGTCGCCGCGCCACCGGCCGCGTCGCCGACGGCTGGCTCCCGCACAACGTCCCCTTCCCGCGACTCGCCGAGGCCTTCGAGGTCGTCGCCGACGCCGCCCGCGAGGCGGGTCGCGACCCCGACGACATCGCCGTCGCCCCCTACGTTCCCTCGGCCGTCAGCGACGACGCCGACGAGGCCCGGCGGGCAGTGAAGGGCCATCTCGCCTACTACGTCGGCAGCGGCGAGGGCTACCGGAAGGCGGTCGCCCAGTCGTTCCCCGACGCGGCCGAAGCTGTCGCCGAAGCGTGGCGCGCGGGGGACCGCGAGGACGCCCGCGCGGCCGTCACCGACGAGATGGTCGACGCGCTCGGGGTCGCCGGGACGCCAGAGGACGCCCGCGAGCAGTTCCGCGCGGTCGCCGCGCTCGACGCCGTCGACGACCCAATCGTCGTCGTGCCCGCGCAGGCCGACGAGGCGATGACGATGCGGACGGTCAGGGAGTTGTCGCCCGAACGCGCCTGA
- a CDS encoding nucleoside phosphorylase produces the protein MAKQPHLLVEAGDVHDIALIPGDPGRVDRIAKQCENVEEVAANREYKVVNAEYEGVPLTICSTGIGCPSAAIAIEELSRVGVETFIRVGTIGALQEHVEIGDMIVATGAAKEEGTSKRYESPVYPAVPDYDVLTALVDSAEANGEDVHVGPIVSDDAFYNESDDYVQDWNEAGLLAIEMEAATVFSLARRKGLRAGAICTVDGNLVKGTQKGADSDDELPEKAKNNVERAIALTLDAVTTLA, from the coding sequence ATGGCAAAACAGCCCCATCTGCTCGTCGAAGCGGGTGACGTCCACGACATCGCGCTCATCCCCGGCGACCCCGGCCGCGTCGACCGCATCGCAAAGCAGTGCGAGAACGTCGAGGAAGTCGCAGCGAACCGTGAGTACAAGGTCGTCAACGCCGAGTACGAGGGCGTCCCGTTGACCATCTGCTCGACCGGTATCGGCTGTCCCTCCGCCGCCATCGCCATCGAGGAACTCTCGCGCGTCGGCGTCGAGACGTTCATCCGCGTCGGCACCATCGGCGCGCTCCAGGAGCACGTCGAGATCGGCGACATGATCGTCGCGACCGGTGCGGCCAAAGAGGAGGGCACCTCGAAACGCTACGAGTCGCCCGTCTACCCGGCCGTCCCGGACTACGACGTGCTGACCGCGCTCGTCGACTCCGCGGAGGCAAATGGAGAAGACGTCCACGTCGGTCCCATCGTCTCCGACGACGCGTTCTACAACGAGTCCGACGACTACGTTCAGGACTGGAACGAGGCCGGACTGCTCGCCATCGAGATGGAGGCCGCCACGGTCTTCTCGCTGGCCCGCCGGAAGGGACTGCGCGCCGGTGCCATCTGCACCGTCGACGGCAACCTCGTCAAGGGAACCCAGAAAGGTGCCGACAGCGACGACGAACTGCCCGAGAAGGCGAAGAACAACGTCGAGCGCGCCATCGCGCTGACGCTCGACGCCGTGACGACGCTCGCGTAG
- a CDS encoding universal stress protein, whose amino-acid sequence MRDRVRARLVALGRRLRRVERRELAEFGRWVETTDNLIHLTVLLLVPLLIAFVTELTTLTELSFLLFPPLASGTYTLFSDPRGKYASPRRFVGGLAVGALCGWGAQLVTMAVLPSVDPGTVHPLGAGLSILFTGGITWALDVEEPAAFSTALLVLVADTGQPVPLFGLLTVSQSAAYVFGVTVSGTIVAAVFALWRDRFYEERARYLYGSVQGDDHVLVPMRGETAGTTALFGAALAAAHEAGKVVLLDVVDDERLAAAEHALAAAHDEDSAVDGAELAELVEETADDPGDEAARLAAAESVADLERHAEAVRRRFDVPCEVVVASGDPAQVTIDTTRTANCDLVVTPYESEAGSLSPFVRSVFRGPTDAVAFRSTTAVDRWRRVLVTVARPGDSAHAMIDFGTRLAGDTGGVSVCTCIDSEAERRRAETQLANLVETVDGTIETRVARTDIQSFIDANARSYDLVILGSSGDRSAASRFISPPTFERLQDVECDVAVVDRGDL is encoded by the coding sequence ATGCGCGACCGGGTTCGCGCGCGCCTCGTCGCTCTCGGGCGTCGCCTGCGACGCGTCGAGCGCCGCGAACTCGCGGAGTTCGGCCGCTGGGTCGAGACCACGGACAACCTCATCCATCTCACCGTCCTGCTTCTCGTCCCGCTGCTCATCGCGTTCGTCACCGAACTGACGACGCTGACCGAACTCTCCTTTCTGCTCTTTCCGCCGCTCGCCTCGGGGACCTACACGCTCTTCTCGGACCCCCGCGGCAAGTACGCCTCGCCGCGGCGGTTCGTCGGCGGCCTCGCCGTCGGCGCGCTCTGCGGCTGGGGCGCCCAGCTCGTCACGATGGCAGTGCTCCCCTCAGTCGACCCCGGCACCGTCCACCCGCTCGGCGCGGGACTCTCCATCCTCTTCACGGGCGGCATAACGTGGGCACTCGACGTCGAGGAACCGGCGGCGTTCTCGACGGCACTGCTCGTCCTCGTCGCCGACACGGGCCAGCCGGTGCCGCTGTTCGGCCTCCTCACCGTCTCGCAGTCGGCGGCCTACGTCTTCGGCGTCACCGTCTCGGGCACCATCGTCGCGGCCGTCTTCGCGCTCTGGCGCGACCGCTTCTACGAGGAACGCGCGCGCTATCTCTACGGGTCGGTGCAGGGCGACGACCACGTGCTCGTCCCGATGCGCGGGGAGACCGCGGGGACGACCGCGCTGTTCGGCGCGGCACTGGCCGCCGCCCACGAGGCTGGCAAGGTCGTCCTGCTCGACGTCGTCGACGACGAACGGCTCGCGGCCGCCGAGCACGCCCTGGCCGCCGCCCACGACGAGGACAGCGCGGTCGACGGCGCGGAGCTGGCCGAGCTGGTCGAAGAGACCGCCGACGACCCCGGCGACGAGGCCGCGCGGCTGGCGGCCGCCGAGTCCGTCGCCGACCTCGAACGCCACGCCGAGGCGGTCAGGCGGCGGTTCGACGTCCCGTGTGAGGTCGTCGTCGCCAGCGGCGACCCCGCACAGGTGACCATCGACACCACCCGGACGGCCAACTGCGACCTCGTCGTGACGCCCTACGAGTCCGAGGCGGGGTCGCTCTCGCCGTTCGTCCGGAGCGTCTTTCGCGGCCCGACCGATGCCGTCGCGTTCCGGTCGACGACGGCCGTCGACCGCTGGCGGCGCGTCCTCGTCACCGTCGCCAGACCGGGCGACTCCGCGCACGCGATGATCGACTTCGGGACCCGTCTCGCTGGCGACACGGGCGGCGTCAGCGTCTGTACCTGCATCGACAGCGAGGCCGAACGCCGCCGGGCGGAGACGCAGCTCGCCAATCTGGTGGAGACGGTCGACGGAACCATCGAGACGCGGGTCGCCCGCACGGACATCCAGAGCTTCATCGACGCCAACGCCCGCTCGTACGACCTGGTGATTCTCGGCTCCAGCGGCGACCGGAGCGCGGCCTCGCGGTTCATCTCGCCGCCGACGTTCGAGCGGTTGCAGGACGTGGAGTGTGACGTGGCCGTGGTCGACCGCGGCGACCTGTAG
- a CDS encoding IS6 family transposase, which produces MPLKDLLRESLDTATLECWQRERTATPVRAFAVRLHAAGLSLRETEAILRLLGVERSFQAIFQWVHRLADSLPNPPMAKPRRVAVDETAVKINGNWSWLYVAIDLDTKLILDVALFERHGTDPAATFLHSVTEKHDCSEAVFLSDAFGYRTAFYRLGINGRVDYTDRNLIEKWFHTFKMRVDRFHNSWVGSRLSAQQWIAVFVHYYNVQRPHQSLDGRTPAEEVI; this is translated from the coding sequence ATGCCGCTCAAAGACCTGCTCAGAGAGAGTTTAGACACTGCTACGCTTGAATGTTGGCAGCGGGAGCGGACGGCGACGCCCGTCAGGGCGTTCGCCGTCCGTCTCCATGCTGCCGGATTGTCTCTTAGAGAGACAGAAGCGATTCTTCGTCTCCTTGGCGTAGAACGATCGTTTCAAGCAATCTTTCAGTGGGTACATCGACTTGCTGACAGCCTTCCGAACCCGCCGATGGCGAAGCCGAGGCGGGTCGCGGTCGATGAGACGGCTGTCAAGATTAACGGCAACTGGTCGTGGTTGTATGTCGCAATAGACCTCGACACAAAACTGATTCTCGATGTCGCTCTCTTCGAGCGTCATGGAACCGATCCAGCGGCTACGTTTCTCCACAGCGTCACCGAGAAACACGACTGTTCAGAGGCAGTGTTTCTGTCTGATGCCTTCGGCTATCGGACTGCCTTCTATCGGTTGGGTATCAACGGTCGGGTCGACTATACCGACAGAAACCTCATCGAAAAGTGGTTTCACACGTTCAAAATGAGAGTCGACCGTTTTCACAACTCGTGGGTGGGCAGTCGGCTGAGCGCCCAGCAATGGATTGCAGTTTTTGTTCATTACTATAACGTTCAACGACCGCACCAATCGCTCGACGGACGAACGCCAGCTGAGGAGGTTATCTAG
- a CDS encoding restriction endonuclease subunit S domain-containing protein — translation MSTFGDQRVPRRQGFDPIRAMSALDHERRANLVGTIVGHPSGTPSRKELKYYNPSIPESTLSGQLEKLETVGVVESAEKDRAGLRRGEPYRFYRLTDEARDLFERNDIFGADPYKNLFEQVEKTDEIRAAEQASRPAFE, via the coding sequence ATGAGCACCTTCGGAGACCAGCGCGTGCCGCGGCGTCAGGGGTTCGACCCGATACGGGCGATGAGCGCCCTCGACCACGAGCGACGGGCGAACCTCGTCGGGACCATCGTCGGCCATCCGAGCGGAACGCCGAGCCGAAAGGAGCTGAAGTATTACAACCCCAGCATCCCGGAGTCGACCCTGAGCGGCCAGCTCGAAAAGCTAGAGACGGTCGGTGTCGTCGAATCCGCCGAGAAGGACCGAGCGGGGTTGCGACGGGGCGAACCGTACCGCTTCTATCGGCTGACCGACGAGGCCCGCGACCTCTTCGAGCGAAACGACATCTTCGGTGCGGACCCGTACAAGAACCTCTTCGAACAGGTCGAGAAGACCGACGAGATTCGGGCGGCAGAGCAGGCCTCGCGGCCCGCCTTCGAGTGA